One region of Juglans microcarpa x Juglans regia isolate MS1-56 chromosome 7S, Jm3101_v1.0, whole genome shotgun sequence genomic DNA includes:
- the LOC121241516 gene encoding uncharacterized protein LOC121241516 codes for MAGPERTDDYIYKALLEAVQSGNWNDTKEFLEAHPAALTADILTRGGTVLHAAVEVEQEDIVDELVKMISEGDLRKQDYFGDTALHRATIYGNQRMAECLITKNTSLVSITSNNKPGLPVSLAMGLGHKELARYLYSQTPFEDLARHGASLLFHCIYNRDLDMALDLMERCPRLAFASDGQYMSPLEALAVSTEAFESGDYGMVFWKQWIYNHRIHDISFADLAIAADQFRLNVQNHGQENTTGSVRADLWRHLVSSLFNLLGFKRLYEIKLVRAKFQQLLDVMCRASQRSPKDNDILCRAMFSAIKRGNFEYVHHIIKANPDFLWLADERNMFQWAVLHRQHRIFSLIYSLKQMNVLVTAVDSSRNIMLHMAGMVIENTAIDSIRGAALQMQREVQWFQEVESICPPSHKEKLNKDKLTPRQLFRRDHQNMRKE; via the exons ATGGCAGGGCCAGAGAGGACGgatgattatatttataaggCCTTACTCGAGGCTGTGCAAAGTGGTAATTGGAACGATACAAAAGAATTCCTCGAGGCCCACCCAGCTGCATTGACAGCAGATATATTAACTAGGGGTGGAACAGTTCTTCACGCTGCTGTTGAGGTTGAACAGGAAGATATAGTGGATGAGTTGGTCAAAATGATTTCGGAAGGTGATTTGAGAAAGCAAGATTATTTCGGCGATACAGCTCTACATCGGGCAACTATTTATGGGAATCAGAGGATGGCAGAGTGTCTGATTACAAAGAACACGAGCTTGGTCAGCATTACAAGTAATAATAAACCTGGACTTCCAGTTTCTCTGGCTATGGGCTTGGGGCATAAAGAATTGGCTCGCTATCTCTATTCTCAAACTCCGTTCGAAGATTTGGCTCGTCATGGTGCTTCACTTCTTTTCCATTGTATTTATAACAGAGATTTGG ATATGGCTTTGGATTTAATGGAGCGTTGTCCTCGTTTGGCTTTTGCCTCGGACGGACAATATATGTCCCCTTTGGAGGCACTGGCTGTTTCGACTGAAGCATTCGAGAGTGGAGATTATGGGATGGTGTTTTGGAAACAATGGATCTACAATCACC GTATACATGACATTTCATTCGCAGATTTAGCTATTGCTGCCGATCAATTCCGTTTGAACGTTCAAAATCATGGTCAGGAAAATACAACCGGATCGG TGCGAGCTGATCTATGGCGCCATCTAGTTTCAAGTCTCTTCAACCTCTtgg gaTTCAAGCGTTTATATGAAATAAAGTTGGTACGAGCTAAATTCCAACAACTTCTGGACGTTATGTGTCGAGCAAGCCAAAGAAGTCCAAaagataatgatattttatgtcGAGCAATGTTCAGTGCTATCAAGAGAGGGAACTTTGAATATGTTCATCATATAATCAAAGCAAATCCAGATTTTTTGTGGTTGGCTGATGAAAGGAACATGTTCCAATGGGCCGTCCTACATCGTCAACACAGGATCTTTAGCCTTATATACAGCTTAAAGCAGATGAATGTTCTAGTAACTGCGGTAGATTCCTCTAGAAATATCATGTTGCATATGGCAGGGATGGTAATAGAAAATACTGCTATCGATTCCATAAGAGGAGCAGCTTTGCAAATGCAAAGAGAAGTTCAATGGTTTCAG GAGGTGGAAAGCATTTGTCCTCCCTCTCATAAGGAAAAGTTAAACAAAGACAAATTGACTCCCAGACAATTGTTTAGAAGAGACCACCAAAATATGAGAAAAGAGTGA
- the LOC121241723 gene encoding adenylylsulfatase HINT3, which produces MEARRLAILSSHICPLGSSQPRGRTPIPLFSTLSFSDCASDSDETKRLRDSQKKVQQNDCVFCKIVCGESPALKLYEDDACLCILDTSPLSHGHSLIIPKSHFCSLKATPPHVIAAMCSKVPFISSAIMKATGCDSFNLLVNNGAEAGQVIFHTHIHIIPRKARDCLWPSESLRRHPLKLDQNTFKLVNCVQEELSPAGNTEDVNDRGSTLAKN; this is translated from the exons ATGGAGGCACGGAGGCTCGCCATTCTCTCTTCCCATATCTGCCCTCTCGGTTCCAGTCAGCCTCGGGGTCGGACTCCCATCCCACTTTTTTCAACCCTCTCCTTTTCCGATTGCGCTTCTGATTCGGATGAGACTAAGCGGTTGCGTGATTCTCAGAAGAAGGTTCAGCAAAACGACTGCGTTTTCTGCAAGATTGTGTGCGGTGAATCACCAGCTCTCAAG CTCTATGAAGATGATGCGTGCCTATGCATATTGGATACAAGTCCTCTGAGTCATGG GCATTCTCTTATcattccaaaatctcatttctgCTCCTTAAAAGCTACTCCACCACAT GTGATAGCTGCAATGTGTTCGAAAGTGCCATTTATCAGCAGTGCAATAATGAAAGCTACTGGTTGTG ATTCGTTCAACTTGTTGGTTAACAATGGTGCAGAAGCTGGCCAAGTAATATTTCAC ACTCATATTCATATCATTCCTCGTAAAGCACGAGACTGCTTGTGGCCTTCTGAG AGTTTGCGGAGGCATCCCCTAAAGTTGGACCAGAATACTTTTAAACTTGTCAATTGTGTTCAAGAAGAGCTATCGCCAGCGGGAAACACTGAAGATGTCAATGATCGAGGATCTACCCTTGCTAAAAATTAG